DNA sequence from the Nicotiana tomentosiformis chromosome 3, ASM39032v3, whole genome shotgun sequence genome:
TAAATGCTAACTATAAATCTGGATGAATTCCTAGTATCCCTTCCCAAACAGTACTTTTGCAACATAAAAAAGAATGAAAATTATCAAACAAACCTATGAAATCAGCCTTCATGGTTAATTTGaatatccaaaaataataattcaTAAAGTGTATAATTAGATTTTGTATAAATTTTTTGTTTCAAATAATAAAACTAAATTATGTTAATGGAAATTAATTCCGCTTGGAGTGCCACTTGGCAGACTTAAAATGGGTTTGGGGCGTGTATAACTCAGGCATTACCTTATACTCTTTAAGGGGTTTTTAATATATGGGGGAGTATAGTTCGAGGGTTTTGGGGACACCGAATAGTTTAAGTACGTAACTAACAAAAACGTAATAGTTAGGGTTTTTTTAGGGTATTCACTCTTTAATTAGATGATTCTAGATTAAATACGGATCAAGAAGCAAACTTGTATTCTTCTAATGAGGAATACATAATAGTTCATAACAAGTTTGAAGAGATTAAGCTGTGAGTCATAGGAGCGGGTCAGGGTCATTGGATGTTTTAAAAAATACAGGTGAGTTTTAAGTTACGAAAAAGGGCCATATATATCCCTCTACTAGCTAAAATAAGTCATATCTGTCCCCCATTATACTATACAATTAAAAGAGTCCTTACTGTTTGTGTCCAAAAATTAAAACGCCCCTCTACCGAATACTCccaattttaaattaaaaatatccaCGTGTCAGCCTCTTACTGAATGAACTAAACCCACCCCTATTTTTTAATTGACCCACCGACCCAGCTAATTTTATCCGACCCACCCGATCTTTTAATTAAAAAAGAGCCCCAACACATCGGTTCTCTCATTTCCTTCCTTCAACCAATGAGAGAAAATTAGAGTTCTTCAAGAAACTACGTTGGCTACTTTAATTTCTTTCATTATCACTTATTTGATCTTAATTTCTTAATTTAGGTTATAAATATTGTCCAAAAAGGTAGTTTGGCATGTCAGAAAATAGTTCTTCATCCAAGAGGAAGTGCCATTGTGGGGAATATACTAACCACTTTACTTCGACTACTCTTTTTAACTCTAGAAGGAGATTCTACAAGTGTCCAAAATAAGAAGTAAGTGATTATTATTAAATTTTGTCGTGTTTGAATTTGTTTATAATTTACCGAATTGTTTCCCTTTGATTTGTTTGAATTGTATTTTGGTTTTACAGGATGCTTCATGTGGTTATTGGGAATAGTCAAATGACCCTATTCCCGATAGAGCACTCGTTGTAATCAACAATTTAAGGTCTCAGTTGGATGCGAAAAATGTTAAAATCAGTGCTTTGAAGTCGTTGTTGGACAATGTTAAAACTGAAAGGGATAAATTGAAGGAGAAAATGGTCGCCATGAAGGCAAGAAACCATGTTCAAGTGactaattagaaaaaaaaatcctCAAGATGAagatttttattttcattttatgCGCCCTTTATGTTGGAATTTAAGCTGCTAGGGTAATGAATTAAAGTTGATTATGATACTTGATGTATTTGGTAGGGAATGTTACCTCTTTTTTTTGATATTTTGTAATTTCACAAATTATGTAGGCGTAATATCAAATGAGTTCACTTTTGTTTAGACTACTTCAAATCTTGGAACCTTGATGTTTTAAGTTGAAGTTTAAGTTATAATGTTAATTGCTCTTGTTAGTTCTACTACAGATTTAAGTTGAAGTTTAAGTTGTTCCATATTTAAATTGAAGTTTTAAATTGCTCTTGATGTTTTAAGTTGAAGTTTAAGTTGCTCCATATCAGTTGGTTGTTCATATAGTAAGTTTCAAACTGTAGATTTAACAAACTGCAAATTCAATATTAGCACAAACAACATATTTAACAAATTGCACAAACTACAGATTCAACAATTGCACAAACTGTAGGTTCAACAATTATACAAGCTACACATACTGTAGATTCAACAAACTCTGCGCAAACTGCATATTCAATAAACTCTGCACATACTGCAGATTCAACATTAACTGCAAAACTGCAGATTCAACATTAATTACTGAAACAACAAATTAAATAGTAAATGCATATTTCATTATACAAAACAAAGTCAGATTTGTAGATACATGGATGCCATATTATACCCCCCAAAACTGGCACAAACATGGTGATAATATGACATCCAACTCCAACTTTCAGCAACAAAGCTTAACAAATGACATAATAGGAAATGTACTATCACGTGGCAGTAATTACAACCCAACGAACTACACAAAAAATAACCTATTTAGTTCTATTACTATAGACTTCAATTGCTTCCCCTTCTTGGCTTCAACTTATCCACTTTCTTTTTGCTTTGCATCTCCAGCTGGCTTCCAGTTACAACACTTTTTCCCTTCCATTTGAGTCCCGGTGTTTTGAAAAGAAGTGATGATGGAAGACTGACACCATTTGTTCACCAGTGAAGGAAATTACTCTTACACTTGAAGTTTAAGGTGGTTTTTGCCGTTCCAAAAGTCTTGTTTTAGATTCTGACACAATTGTTAGCCTTGTAACTACATCTGgatcaagttcaaggaagataaagtcaGGGAATTCAGGGAAGATAAAGTCAGGGAATGGACTGCTTGATTGACTGTGCACAGATGGTGTAGGCATTGACACAAAATTTGAGCCTTGAACACTAGAATGACTTGTTGACTAGATTGGAGTGTTGTTAGGTGTATTTCTTCTTCTGATTGTTTCCCACACTATCATCTTCATCAACCAGATGTTTGGTATTTTTTCTTGCCCTTTTTGCCATGGGTGGCTATTGTTAACAAGTAAAATAAGTTAGATAAAGTATTGACACTAGAAATATAATTTTGAAAAAGTAAATGTTACCTTCTCACAACCCCTTGCATTATGTTTTGCCTCTCCACAGTTGGTGCAAGTCATTACTGTCCCTTTTCTTGAAGCTGCCCATTCACCTTGCCTTTTGATTGCCTTATCTTTCTATCTGGTTATCTTGATTTTAGGCCTACCAGCCATCTTGACTAACTCAGGTGGTtctgatagtaggctataattgcgtattttagttgcttatcacactctaatttactgcactttaattgagtttgaacgttaatcgctagtgttttgcactaaaggttattttatgccttgtaggagtgatcccgagttatgtagatgttatgaaatAAATTTAAGATATTCTGGAGTTTTGAAGTCCAAGTAAAAgctcaaggattaagttgggatcgtgttcggggatcaacggacaatCGTGCACTTAACGAGAGAAACAGAGAATCTAGCAGGATGCCACCCAGGTGCGCGAGCGAGCACTGGGCGCGCAAgtgaggaagaataccatcctaAATGCGCGGCCATATGCGTGAGCACATTCCcaggtgcgcggtcgcgcacGTCCTATTCTGGAAAgagtcctatttcgcgtaggagaaggtgtgttCATTTGGGCCTGAACCTACTTGTTATATATACATGGAATAAcggtatttttgggacttttgacacctctaagacctaaggaggctaaggagaagtgagagaagcaagagcacaagggatttcatcattcaatcctcactcaagacatgaGTTTGGATCGTTGTATGTTtttctttaacttaaacttatttgtgatgaattactccatatctatggagtagttctctttagggattgatggatttggtgtattgagaaTTATTTgtagatattaactctagtttttatgtattggatcattttgggtattttaattgttgcatctattttcacatgttcatgtaatcgaaagaggcataacttatgctatttttttattattttgttggttgaattAATTGATTCTTCATAGTAATCAAAAGAAACTAGTTGGATTATtttttagacctagttaggaggataattggaagaagttctcctaaagaccaatccactacgaattcttgcatatcttcaccgagcttaacttagttcatcttgtgaggttgagacttaatcgagagaggaatttcctctgaacgtttgaactaataattgagcgAATTCGAGATACTCACTTGAACCTTATAATTAAAtcgactagagttaaatcccagacaagtatcttgcacctatccaatcaagccctattttctcccattgatatcttctttgcttactcttgttgcgattgtcattagccaatagtttagacttttagttaattttatttttaatcacacaaatctaaattCTCGATCATCGTGGATAGCAATTAAACTAAAATCTAcgaaaatactatttaaatccaatccatgtggatacgatatttttctatactatattcgactagcgagcatatttaagtgtgtgttttacaCTCGTCAGGTTCCATTGCTTGCGATGGATCTACCTTCCAGAATGTTTCACCCCTGACTGGTTGCAACTTGTACTTGTAGGTTAGCAAATGTGCTTCTTTGCTGTACCACCGGTTGATTTCATTCACATGCTCCAATATTTTTGTATTACAGGGATTTAATTGCATGTGGGCATGAGATTCCAGTAAGATCACATCCCCTACATGTGCATTTTTTCACAATCATGTTTACATTGTGGTTATCTGTCCCTTCCCTGATTTCATAACCACTGTCACCATTGCTGTCCACATAACAAGAAGTGTTAGCTATCTTCAAGTACTCATTGTATAACTTCAAACTATGTGGACTGAAATCATTTGCCCGTGACCTCATAACTTCCTCCCTTTCTCACAACTAGTTCATCAACTTTATCCTTATCTCCTCAAGCATTGTAATGGTTGGCTTTTACCTTGCTTCAACCAGCCATGCATTCACAAATTCAGTGAAGTTATTCTCCACTTTTTGGTTCTTGCACACAGTATCAAAATAGGCTCTACACTAAGCATGTAGAGGATACTTTAACAATGCTTTAGTAGCTTCCTTACTTAGTTCACCAATACAATTCAACTGGTCCTTGAAATCTTGCTAATAAGAGTTCCAGGCACTCCACCATAGCAACTTCTTGAACTCATCTATCCTCCACCTGTAATGATTCggtcggttattttgagtattatagtaccgttccctatttattgcttattctatgctcatttattgttatgtgacttgccaaggtggttggtttagttccaaaaatatttcggaatgagttgggacacttagtcccaaggttgaaagtGTAAGTTGAAAGAGGTGatcagatgttgacttatatgtaaatgactacggagcggagttttgatggttccaatagttccATATGGTAGTTTTGGACTTAAGATTGtgcccggatgttgatttggaggtccgtagatgattttggcttgaattgacaaaagttggaaaaaagttaaagtttggagagttgagaggtTTGAACGAGAGTTAACTTTATGGTTACCGGGCTCAAATTTTGGttccaaaagttggaataggttcgttatatcatttatgacttgtgtgcaaaattgaggtcaatcggagttggtttgataggtttcggcatcgattgtagaagttggaaattcattagtttcattaggcttgaattggggtgcaattcgtattttttgatgttgttagctatgatttgaggcctcgactaagtttgtatgatattttaggatgggttggtatgtttggatggggtctcgggggcctctaGGATGATTCAAATTGAAATCGGATCATGGATTagaattgtgaaatttctggaggTTGTTGTTCTGGTGTAACCGTACCTGCGAGgtttttggccgcaggtgcggagccgtaaAAACGGCCGTGGAGGCGCAAGTGAGAGTTCTGGAGAGGAGTCTTGGGAGCACAGGTGCGGAACGAatcccgcagaagcggatgggctTCTGCGCATGagggtccgtagaagcggaagtgGGCAGGAGGCaatggagtcgcagaagcgatgtGGACTCCGCAGAAGCAGTCCCGCAGATGCGAGGAGGGGACTGCAGGTGCAATTGGTCGGGGACTTAACTGAGTCCCACATGTGCGGAACTCTGACCATAAAAGCGGAGTTTTAGCTCGCAGGCACGAGATGCCCGGCAGACTTcataaaatcgagggttttgaggtctttctcatttttggacttttgcAAGCTCGGTTGAAGGCAATGTTTGAGAGgggtttcactatatttcaaTAGGTAAGCAAATTTTTGTCGtttttatctattaatattgaatacccattgaatttcccacctaacttatgtgtttttaaggttgaatttggggaattttggactaaggattggagagtaagatttgaggatttgagtgacgatttgatgtcggaattgggtaattttggtatggttggactcgttgttgaatgggtgttcggattttgtcaattttgttggattccaagatgcgggcccggggttgactttttgggttgacttttggcTTCTGTTATAGaacctagctttatcatatggaatcaatttttatagtttgtgttgattgtattaagttatttgtggctagattcgagtcgttcggaggtcgattcacgaggcaagggtttGTTGAAGTAGATAtttacgcggtttgaggtaagtaacacttctaaacttggttctaagggtatgaattcCTGaactacgtgttatgtgtttggtgttgaggtgacgcatatgctaagtgacgggcgtgtgggcgtgcaccgtagtaattgtgactcggttgattccatggaactgtgtagttatctaATCTTGTTATATTTATGTATTCTCCatatgttagagaaattgagctgtgattcatattagaaattatgtttaggctatgagctagtattattgggacccacaaaggtcgtttCTTTGGCTGtagagttatttgcttaaattgcagttatgaACTCACTCTCATTcatcatttgtatatcatatctcagtctctgatatcatttattgttacattatgtatcattattttagGTTGAttggcatgagtgttgtgagcccgagagactagagagattaatgactgagtgaggccgagggcctgtttgtgagtgatattgatgggatcgggctgtacgccgcaacatactttattgattcatgatgggatcaggctacacgccgcaacatgtactattgattcatgatgggatcgggctgcacgccgcaacatgtactattgattcatgatgggatcgggctgcaccccACAACATGTTTTATTAGCatttgggcaggatccgcccctccggagtctgacataccagcagtgagcgcaggtaccacatagtgatgagtgactgagtgtgatgagtTAGAGTTGAGAccgtcagattgagtactctgagagtgtgagtacacaagattatcattgtgatgcattacatgtgacatgtatatttggcatgtagatatagagatgtaacattcctcatatccatcatacttggcatattttatccgtgttgagctttaaactgttaaacttgaaaacaTGTCTATATTTCTGCATTGTGTAGAAACTGATTATGAGTTTTCACTTAGCACTGTCATTTTTCCTATCATATCTGTACTGTTATAATCTAGATTTAGACTGTACCTATatgagctcgtcattgctttcagcccaaggttagtcttgttacttattgagtacattgggtcggttgtactcatactaccctctgcactttgtgtgtagatccaagtaCTTCTGGGCACGACGGTTGCTAGCTTTGGAGCTTCATATGTTTGGaaactattgaggtagctgccttggcatccgcagacctagACTCTCTTTCTTTTAAGTTATTAgcattgttctatctttctagacagtTGTTTTAGTAGCTAGACTGTGTTGACAATTTAGTAGCtcttgtactcagtgacacccgaatttttGAGAATATTGTATTTGAGTCGCAGTACTTTCTTATCGACTATTTATGAGAATTTGTTACTGTTAAACCTGTTTCATTATGATTTTAACTAAAAATGCGTAGTTGGTGGtgattgtcgacttgcctagtattgtgataggcaccatcacgacatgtgtgattttgggccgtgacaccaTCTTTTGTACTAGTTTGACTCTATGTGCTTCACACAAAATATATGGTGTGAATCAGGTAGCACATTCTGGATTGCCTCAATTAATCCCTGCAAAGTGAAAGTGAATATAAGTAAACATGCAATACTTAACAACAAATTGAGATGAAAGAAATAAAGATATCTGGACAGAATTCATACCTTCTGCATATCTGACATAAAAGTAATTCCCTCATCCTCTTTGAGATCCAGTGACCTTTGAAGCAAATCCAGGAACCAGGTCCAAGTCTTTTTGGTTTATTTATCAACAACTGCTCATGCTATTGGATATGCCTGATTATTAGCATCTAGAGCTACAACAAGTAACAACTGACCTTTTGCTTTTCCTTTCAAAAAGGTACCATGTAAGCCAATAAATGGTCTCAGTCCTTCTCTAAAACCCATCTTGAGTTCTTGAAAGCGAGTATACATTCTCAAGAATTTTATTTTACCTTGAACAGGAGCATCCTTTGACAAATTAATGACTATATCACTGCATGAATTACTTACTCTAAGATCATTGGCATATGCCTCAAGTCTATTATAATCATATGTGAAGCTACCATCCAGTTTCTCTAAAATCAGCCTCTTAGCCCTCTTGCACTTTCCATAACTAACATTAACATTGAATGTGTTTTTTAGTTCTACTCTCATCTCTTTTACCTTAAACTTTGGGTTATCTTGCATCTTATTCTTAAAGTAACTTGCTATTGTATAATAATCAATCCTAGAATTGTCAAATGCTTCATCGCAGGTATGCTTTGCTTTTAAGGTCTTTACCCTAACCCCAGGAAGGTCCCCATCTCCAGTAATATGAATAACAAAGGGGCAGTTAAATACACATCTATACCTTAGCCTTTTTCTACAACTTTTCTTTAACTCCTTTTTGTTTTCTAAGGCAAAGAGGTTAATATATTTTCTGGCTTCAGGTATATCCTTGAAGCTCATACCCTTATACAGTTCCTTATAATTATCCAAACTTGGCATGATATCTCTTTTTCTTTTGACTAGCAAATATTTGTAATTCATCACTATCATACTCTACCTCTCCAGAATTAGAATTAGAATCAGAATCAGAATCACTACAATCAGTACCAACTTTATTTAATACTGGATAAGACTCAGAATGATGGACTATGTTAGTCACATTAATAAACTGCTCACACTCATCTACAGTATAGAAATGAAGAGTCTTAAATTCATTAGAGATTGGACACAACATATGTCTTATACCAGCATTATTCTCAATCTCATAATAATTACCAGATAGACCATTCACAATTAGTTGTTGAACACCTACATTTCCTAACTCATTAGTATATAAATTCACTAGATATTTGTACGATAGAAGTTCAGAATCATAACCTCTCTTGATATGGGACAACTTCTTTGAATACAAGACATGTGGGCTTGTGATCCAGTCCCCACCATAATGCAAGATTAGGtccactgtcacgacccgaaatttcccaccgacgggactgtgatggcgcctaacatttcacttactaggcaagccaacgttagagaatcatttaccaattccttattttcgttcagtaattagcaataattaactacgataaaatataacaagtgcgaaatatcataaatctgtattaactactatcacccggatatggagtcacaattcacgagcattctagaacttactaaaagtaatagtctgaaagaaatacaactgtccgaatgaaagaaaatagtaggacataaaaagatagacggggacttcaaggtttgtgaacaccgacaaatctaccttgagtctccagacagcgaactaatagcaaatctcgatcaacccgagcccgTATCAAAATCAGCACAGAAAGTGCAGattgcagcatcagtacaactgaccccatgtactggtaagtgtcgagcctaacgtCGACGAAGTAgcgacgaggctaaggcaaggcacctacaatcaacctgtacaatttaacagtgtatacgcaaataacaggaatgaagaactaaacaggaaatgtcgagaGGGGAGACagactgaggggaatacaagataaagaactacaacagaatgatcaccgcaACAgccaatataccatgaatcaataggaatagtgaatacagtaaagaagaatgcacggcatcacccttcgtgtttttactctcaatctcaccataaaattaatagaaacggcacgaaataacccttcgtgctttaactctcatatcatggcacgacatcacccttcgtgcattaacactcgcaatatggcacgacatcccCCTTcctacattaacactcacaatatggcacgacatcacccttcgtgcattaacactcacaatatggcacagcatcacccttcatgcattaatactcacaatacgatacgacatcacccttcgtgcattaacactctcccttaccataatgcaatgcataaataacaacagggagagagaataataagtacaaaccttacttcaacatttggttccataatatcaatcttaactttgaaataaaactcaattatcaccagaaaattccgtaaacatgataagaacgataatttgaacaacactagtataacacgtagcaatttggcataggaatgagacaatatcagaaaaatagagaaacatggaaaaacaggtaaattggcggcgcataggtactcgtcacctcacatatacactgctcacatgaatttcacttagaaaataatctaaggttcctaatttcctcaagtcagggttagacacaacatttacctcgctccgaaggccactaaattctcaatcacaccttttcctttggaattcacctccaaaccactcgtatctattcaaaaatgactcaataatatcaaatattgctaaaggaatcagttatattgcataaattaaattttctaaattttcctccaaaaagtcaaaaaatcgaccccgggcccgcttagtcaaaacccgaggttcggactaaaatccttttacccattcacccccgagcccgaatatgtaattagttttggaatccgaactcaaattgaggtctaaatccccaaattctcgaaatccctattttctaccctaacccctaattctaccatgaaaactctagattttaggttgaaaattcaagaaatgtaatgggtaattgaaagaaaatggtttagaatcacttaccaacaatttggggaaggaatgactcttgaaaaatcgcccctcaccatttggtttttgagaaaaatgagttttttggcaaaaatcccgttttggattctgttaagtgctgggcgacagtgttcatcgcgttcgcgagagcactgtcgcattcgcgaagggtactggctgccaagccttcgtgttcacGAGGCCCAGCTCGCATTCACGATGATCAGTCCCCTCtcgccttcgcgttcgcgaggaatgTCTCACGTTCGCGCTGAAGGAACAACCAAAACCCCTCCCAGGTCCCcacaagcttcgcgttcgcattgagcCGGTCactttcgcgaagggtaaatcccccatcacttcgcgttcgcgaccaggccttcgcgttcgcgaagaagaagtctcagcttCATCAgattacccttcgcgttcgcgagaggaccttcgcgaatgcgaagaaggatatgacagacaccagaatctgcagaaactagatttttcccaagtccaaaacatcccgtggcctatccgaaactcacccgagccctcggggctccaaaacaaacatgcacacaagtccaaaaatatcatacgaacttgctcgcgcgatcaaatcaccaaaataacacctagaactctaaatttagcaccaaatcaaataaaattctctagaacactttaaaacttctaatttctcaactggacgtccgaatcacgtcaaatcaactccatttctcaccaaatttcacagacatgtcttaaatatcataatgaacctgtaccgtgctctggaaccaaaatacagacccggtactaacaatgccaaacatcaatcaattcttaaaaataattaattttcagacttttaattctcatcaaaaattcataacttgagctagggacctccgaattctattccgggcatacacccaggtcccataattcgatacgaacctattgggaccgtcaaagcacggatacatgcccgtttaccaaaaatgttgaccgaagtcaactaaaatcaacttttaaggcaaaaattcttatttttattagttttcaacataaaagcttttcggaaacctgttcggactgcgcacgcaaatcgaggagggtaaaaatgagatttttaaggcttaagagtgcatattcgagttctaaaatataagatgagcttttgggtcatcacaatctccacctttaaaataaccgtttgtcctcgaacggacatagaaatgtacctgggctggtgaaaaggtggggatatctactccgcatatcggactcggactcccaagtagctgcctcaataggctgacctctccactacactcgaactgaaggataactctttgacctcaactgacgagcCTGCCGGTCTAGAATTGCCACctgctcctcctcgtaagtcaaatccttgtccaactggacagagctgaaatctaacacgtgggatggGTCACCaagatatttccggagcatagacacatggaacaccggatgaactgaggataaccctgtaggcaacgcaagtctataagctacctcccccactctctcgaggatctcaaatggcccgatatacctagggctcaacttgcccttcttcccaaatctcataacacccttcatgagcgatacccgaagcaatattatttctccaaccatgaatgtaatatcacgaactttacggtcagcataactctttttcctggactgagctgcacaaagtcgatcctgtataatcttgaccttgtccaaggcctcctgaactaaatctgtacccaataaccgagcctcccccgggtCGAACTACCCAATTGGTGAcctgcaccgtctaccatataat
Encoded proteins:
- the LOC138908221 gene encoding uncharacterized protein; translation: MSFKDIPEARKYINLFALENKKELKKSCRKRLRYRCVFNCPFVIHITGDGDLPGVRVKTLKAKHTCDEAFDNSRIDYYTIASYFKNKMQDNPKFKVKEMRVELKNTFNVNVSYGKCKRAKRLILEKLDGSFTYDYNRLEAYANDLRVSNSCSDIVINLSKDAPVQGKIKFLRMYTRFQELKMGFREGLRPFIGLHGTFLKGKAKGQLSLDLKEDEGITFMSDMQKGLIEAIQNVLPDSHHIFCCRAYFDTVCKNQKVENNFTEFVNAWLVEASNGDSGYEIREGTDNHNVNMIVKKCTCRGCDLTGISCPHAIKSLFAVNVESAVCAEFIEYAVCAEFVESTFVKSTV